In Anopheles gambiae chromosome 2, idAnoGambNW_F1_1, whole genome shotgun sequence, a single window of DNA contains:
- the LOC1274917 gene encoding uridine-cytidine kinase-like 1 produces the protein MSVNPNAPPSSASSDSDASEPKECETHDLNAGLHSSDSGYDAEMPPDCCPASPATVPSKTARSNSFGSQLRSPKPRRQRTTSVNQNTINSNEAIIRSNNRTIYTAGRPPWYNCAGQQVEPFVIGICGGSASGKTTVAQKIIESLDVPWVTLLSMDCFYKILNDKQHEQANRNEYNFDHPDAFDLELMKDVLQRLKEGRKVEVPVYNFVTHSRESHTKTMYGANVIIFEGILTFHSKEILKMLDMKVFVDTDADIRLARRLKRDIMQRGRDLEGVLKQYSTMVKPAYCCYIAPTMAHADIIVPRGSSNIVAIQLIVQHVHTQLQLRGFKLREALAHSYIGQPMPDSLKLLPTTPQIKGLHTFIRNANTARDEFIFYSKRLIRLVLEYALSLLPFRDVEVETPQNMPYKGKRMASQKICGVSILRAGETMEQAVSDVCKHIRIGKILIQTNQLTGEPELYYLRLPKDIKDYRVVLMDATVATGAAAIMAIRVLLDHDVPEENIMLVSLLMAEIGVHSIAYAFPKVQIVTSALDPEINEKFYVIPGIGNFGDRYFGTEPTEPSLLYE, from the exons atgTCGGTAAATCCCAATGCACCCCCGAGTTCTGCCTCATCGGATAG TGACGCAAGCGAGCCGAAGGAGTGCGAAACGCACGATCTGAACGCTGGATTGCACTCGAGCGACAGCGGGTACGATGCGGAAATGCCGCCGGACTGCTGTCCGGCGTCGCCGGCCACCGTCCCCTCGAAAACGGCACGCTCGAATTCGTTCGGTTCGCAGTTGCGGTCACCGAAACCGCGACGTCAGCGAACCACGTCGGTGAACCAGAACACCATTAACTCGAACGAGGCGATCATTCGCTCGAACAATCGCACGATCTACACAGCCGGCCGTCCGCCGTGGTATAATTGTGCGGGGCAGCAGGTGGAACCGTTCGTGATAG GTATCTGCGGCGGCAGTGCCTCGGGGAAAACTACCGTTGCGCAGAAGATCATCGAAAGTCTGGACGTGCCATGGGTGACGCTGCTGTCGATGGATTGCTTCTACAAGATACTGAACGACAAGCAGCACGAGCAGGCGAACCGGAATGAGTACAACTTTGATCACCCGGACGCCTTCGATCTGGAGCTGATGAAGGATGTGCTGCAGCGGTTGAAGGAGGGCCGTAAGGTGGAAGTTCCGGTGTACAATTTCGTTACCCATTCAAGGGAATCGCACACG AAAACTATGTACGGTGCAAACGTCATCATTTTCGAAGGCATCCTTACGTTCCATAGCAAGGAAATTCTTAAGATGCTGGACATGAAGGTGTTCGTCGATACCGACGCGGACATTCGGCTGGCCAGACGGCTCAAGCGGGACATCATGCAGCGCGGTCGCGATTTGGAGGGCGTACTTAAACAATATTCGACCATGGTGAAGCCGGCGTACTGCTGCTACATCGCTCCCACGATGGCACACGCCGACATCATAGTGCCACGTGGTTCGAGCAACATTGTTGCGATTCAGCTCATAGTGCAGCATGTGCATACACAGCTGCAGTTG CGTGGTTTCAAGCTGAGAGAAGCGTTGGCTCATTCGTACATTGGGCAGCCGATGCCGGACTCGCTCAAGCTGCTTCCGACGACGCCGCAGATTAAAGGTCTACACACATTTATACGCAACGCGAACACAGCGCGCGATGAGTTCATATTCTATTCGAAGCGCTTGATACGGCTGGTGCTGGAGTATGCGTTGAGTTTGCTTCCGTTCCGCGACGTCGAGGTAGAAACGCCTCAGAATATGCCGTATAAAGGGAAACGCATGGCCTCGCAGAAGATCTGTGGCGTGTCGATTTTGCGCGCGGGTGAAACCATGGAGCAGGCCGTCAGCGATGTGTGCAAGCACATCCGCATCGGCAAGATTCTGATCCAGACGAATCAACTGACCGGAGAGCCCGAG CTGTACTATTTACGTCTGCCGAAAGATATCAAAGACTATCGCGTGGTGCTGATGGATGCAACGGTTGCCACTGGAGCAGCAG CAATTATGGCGATCCGTGTGCTGCTGGATCACGATGTGCCGGAGGAGAATATAATGCTGGTCTCATTGCTGATGGCAGAAATCGGGGTGCATTCTATAGCGTATGCGTTCCCCAAGGTGCAGATAGTGACATCCGCGCTTGATCCGGAGATAAACGAAAAGTTTTACGTCATACCCGGTATTGGCAATTTTGGCGATCGTTATTTTGGCACCGAACCGACCGAGCCGTCATTGTTGTACGAGTAG
- the LOC1274918 gene encoding translation initiation factor eIF-2B subunit gamma yields MGQLEFQAIVLAAGKGTRLPEILEGRPKCLLPIGPFPMIWYPLQLLQRHGFTEVIVVVQESEKSEIQQRLERLQLKLKLDYYSIPTDSECGTADSLRLVSDKIKSDVVVLSCDSIIEINLYPLLSKFREKDASVQLLLLESGKDQDVVMPGPKSKYKAEKDIIGYDKATSRVLFMASASDFEETVKLSGHLLRENPDMIISSSMLDAHVYIMKKWVVEYLAVTELLSAVKGELLPHIIKKQLLQPPAVPENDGASEYTAKPKVDDIFQFAVYTEMDKKIDKASVFNKEEKATSHPIRCYAYFADSKAFGLRVNNVRSFLSCNLKIFEIFPALTGFTERELVSQSSSIKSTQITKCAVGDMTTISEKTSLNQNVIANGCTVQPKTRINNSVLMDGVTVEETVVIDNCIVGEKAVIKSGSVLKNCIIGPHFVVAAGTKKESVYLSNADGFMTID; encoded by the exons ATGGGGCAGCTAGAATTTCAAGCGATTGTCCTGGCCGCCGGAAAGGGAACCCGGCTGCCCGAAATTTTAGAAGGACGACCGAAATGTTTGCTCCCGATTGGACCCTTCCCAATGATCTGGTACCCTTTGCAGCTCCTGCAACGACACGGTTTCACCG AGGTCATCGTCGTGGTGCAGGAGTCGGAAAAATCGGAAATACAGCAACGCTTGGAACGGTTGCAGTTGAAGCTAAAGCTGGACTACTACTCCATACCAACGGATTCGGAATGCGGAACTGCCGATTCCCTGCGGCTTGTATCGGACAA GATTAAATCCGATGTGGTGGTACTGTCGTGCGATTCCATCATCGAAATCAACCTGTACCCGCTGCTGTCCAAGTTCCGGGAAAAAGATGCCTCcgtacagctgctgctgctcgaaagTGGCAAAGACCAGGACGTTGTGATGCCGGGGCCGAAATCGAAGTACAAAGCGGAAAAGGATATCATTGGCTACGACAAAGCTACCAGCAGGGTGCTGTTCATGGCGTCGGCGAGCGATTTCGAGGAAACCGTTAAACTGTCCGGCCATCTGTTGCGGGAAAATCCGGACATGATCATCTCCTCCAGCATGCTCGATGCGCACGTGTACATCATGAAGAAGTGGGTGGTGGAGTATCTGGCCGTGACCGAGCTGCTGTCCGCGGTGAAGGGCGAACTGTTGCCGCACATCATCAAGAAGCAGCTGCTCCAACCGCCCGCCGTGCCGGAAAACGATGGCGCCTCGGAGTACACTGCCAAGCCGAAGGTGGACGACATCTTTCAG TTTGCTGTGTACACGGAAATGGATAAGAAGATCGATAAAGCATCGGTTTTCAACAAGGAAGAGAAAGCAACTTCTCACCCGATACGCTGCTATGCTTACTTTGCCGACTCGAAAGCATTCGGATTGAGAGTAAATaacgttcgttcgtttttgtCATGTAATTTGAAG atttttgaaattttcccCGCTTTGACTGGGTTTACTGAGCGTGAGCTGGTGTCACAAAGCAGCTCGATCAAATCCACGCAAATAACAAAATGTGCCGTCGGCGATATGACCACCATCAGTGAAAAGACGTCCCTCAACCAGAACGTGATTGCGAACGGTTGCACGGTTCAGCCGAAAACGCGTATTAACAATAGCGTACTTATGGATGGCGTCACAGTGGAAGAAAC tGTTGTCATCGATAACTGCATAGTTGGCGAAAAGGCGGTGATTAAGAGTGGATCAGTGCTAAAGAATTGCATCATCGGGCCACACTTTGTCGTTGCAGCTGGTACGAAGAAGGAGAGCGTGTATCTTTCAAACGCCGACGGTTTCATGACGATTGACTAG
- the LOC1274919 gene encoding threonylcarbamoyladenosine tRNA methylthiotransferase, whose protein sequence is MDISCQDIIGDIEDLISLDDPSPAERYLNKKDVTVRTKRVKVRANRPKETSTVEKPLLDSVIPETQHIYMKTWGCAHNTSDTEYMAGQLAQYGYNLTSDKDSADLWVLNSCTVKNPSEDTFRNEIEAAHQAGKHVVVAGCVPQAAPRSDYLKGLSVVGVQQIDRVAEVVEETLKGHSVRLLQAKKVDGRKVAGPKLALPKVRKNPLIEVIPINSGCLNACTYCKTKFARADLVSYPVQEIVDRAQQVFQDGVCEIWLTSEDTGTYGRDIGSSLPELLWQLVEVIPEGCMMRLGMTNPPYILEHLDEMAKILSHPRVYSFLHIPVQSGSDAILGEMRREYCVKDFERMVDFLRAQVPGITIATDIICGFPGETEADFDDTLALCEKYQFPSLFINQFFPRPGTPAAKMTKVPANEVKTRTKRLTDLFHSYEPYKKYEAGTKQTVLVTEISHDRKHYVGHNKFYEQILLPMHNNLLGKQVEVEITGCTKFSMFGKVIQGEQEWKNCSKRSTADGTTVSSLVAGAEESKYRSIFAYFFISCSLAIVCKYIFMFLDF, encoded by the exons ATGGATATTAGCTGTCAGGACATCATCGGGGACATTGAAGATTTAATATCATTGGACGACCCGTCGCCGGCAGAACGATACCTCAACAAGAAGGATGTTACTGTACGCACCAAACGCGTCAAAGTACGCGCGAACCGGCCGAAAGAAACGTCCACCGTCGAAAAGCCGCTCCTGGACAGCGTTATTCCCGAGACGCAGCACATCTACATGAAGACATGGGGCTGTGCGCACAACACCTCCGACACGGAGTACATGGCGGGGCAGCTGGCACAGTACGGGTACAATCTAACGAGCGATAAAGATTCGGCCGACCTGTGGGTGCTGAACAGTTGTACGGTCAAAAATCCGTCGGAAGATACGTTTCGTAACGAAATTGAGGCGGCCCATCAAGCCGGCAAGCATGTGGTGGTGGCCGGATGTGTGCCGCAGGCCGCCCCACGTTCCGATTATCTCAAAGGGCTCAGCGTGGTCGGCGTGCAGCAGATCGATCGTGTGGCGGAAGTCGTGGAGGAAACGCTGAAGGGCCACTCGGTCCGGTTGCTGCAGGCGAAGAAGGTGGACGGTCGCAAGGTAGCCGGCCCAAAGCTGGCCCTGCCGAAGGTGCGCAAAAATCCGCTCATCGAGGTGATTCCCATCAATTCCGGCTGCCTGAACGCGTGCACCTACTGCAAGACAAAGTTTGCCCGGGCCGATCTGGTAAGCTACCCGGTGCAGGAGATAGTGGACCGGGCGCAGCAGGTATTTCAGGACGGGGTGTGCGAAATATGGCTCACGTCCGAAGACACCG GAACGTACGGGCGGGATATCGGTTCGTCGCTGCCGGAACTGCTGTGGCAGCTGGTTGAGGTAATCCCGGAAGGCTGCATGATGCGGCTCGGCATGACCAATCCGCCCTACATTCTCGAGCACTTGGACGAGATGGCGAAAATACTGTCGCATCCACGCGTCTACAGCTTCCTGCACATACCGGTGCAGAGCGGCTCGGACGCAATCCTGGGCGAAATGAGGCGCGAATACTGCGTGAAGGATTTCGAGCGCATGGTGGACTTTCTACGCGCCCAAGTACCGGGCATTACGATCGCGACCGACATCATCTGCGGGTTTCCGGGCGAAACGGAAGCGGACTTTGACGACACGCTGGCACTGTGTGAGAAGTACCAGTTCCCAAGCCTGTTCATTAATCAGTTTTTCCCCCGGCCCGGTACGCCGGCAGCGAAGATGACGAAGGTTCCGGCCAATGAGGTGAAAACGCGCACGAAACGGTTGACCGATTTGTTCCATTCGTATGAGCCGTACAAGAAATACGAGGCCGGTACGAAGCAAACGGTACTGGTTACAGAAATCTCACACGACCGGAAGCACTACGTCGGGCACAATAAGTTCTACGAGCAGATATTGCTACCAATGCACAACAACTTGCTCGGCAAGCAGGTCGAG GTTGAAATTACCGGATGCACCAAATTCAGCATGTTTGGCAAAGTGATACAAGGCGAGCAGGAATGGAAGAACTGTAGCAAGCGTAGTACCGCCGACGGTACGACGGTCAGCAGTCTCGTGGCCGGCGCAGAAGAGTCAAAGTATCGATCGATATTTGCTTACTTTTTCATATCGTGCAGTTTGGCGATAGTGtgcaaatacatttttatgtttcttgATTTCTAA
- the LOC1274920 gene encoding DENN domain-containing protein 2D: MSSKSSKAPGTHDGGNSRVQNITAKFETLITTQQQKQQVHLPPPQSPQHQQHPQHPQQQEQRSGHIWPTKGTGSVRDDKKLADEATALRDLEARRGIKRSQAFRRSTSQTSSMNGGNGSACSTVPQLNHSDSIREALNKPLPEGPPPEKPPRRWARRTEEDTRATESQHYDDVNMLIEAAFQEPSEGLHQSPSREQISLKQPVSEEHRKRLRRLSRCAELNHYTQQYGTIRVYDVVDKGSAPVPPAECKTADAKGLIEHYNKLSTVEQRTSPVPPQTLYEYCIVVGYDIMQNKPYLKSRYPRHKQPHKMIEVFVYPDNGALVRNRNQEYCIILTDYPLRLYGFCRRVLPESSEFCIPLTYCLVTKYNEPKVFYKLLECIESQHGNGRVPELLMEQFYDQKLPLAGERLPLTLPVSFEMRSTVREETPQPITMTINRPKDLRLEKTELYDIFKCLGSDGLIHVFESLLLEKMVILFSEHLSLLTSCVQGLLLILYPFQWQHILVTAIPEHLQQMLEAPVPMLAGTLQPVPEELWETGNTCYVNLDKRTVRPARKEQFSILPSELKKPLRVSLDLVKIFEDSKGLASVLIGGAFVRFFVELFSTLDPHTYEKAAFLERFENPEMKLFLNCFLETVMFADFLEHWHSSKHPAKSPATVGSTDYTLFNSKIAEKSQTKYWHSATFDEVVANSKHIERKGKTFMSKMKGLMKKS; encoded by the exons ATGTCGAGCAAATCATCCAAGGCACCGGGCACCCACGATGGCGGCAACAGCAGGGTGCAGAACATCACGGCCAAGTTCGAGACGCTTATAAcaacgcagcagcaaaagcaacaggTGCATCTGCCTCCTCCCCAGTCGccccagcatcagcagcatccgCAGCATCCGCAACAGCAAGAGCAACGGTCCGGCCATATATGGCCAACGAAGGGAACAGGTTCGGTGCGTGACGATAAGAAGCTGGCTGACGAGGCGACGGCACTTCGCGATCTGGAGGCTCGACGCGGCATTAAGCGTTCGCAAGCATTCCGCCGCAGCACTTCCCAAACGAGTTCAATGAACGGTGGTAATGGTTCGGCCTGCTCCACCGTTCCGCAGCTGAACCACTCCGATAGCATTCGGGAGGCGCTGAACAAACCCCTGCCGGAAGGGCCACCGCCCGAAAAACCACCGCGAAGATGGGCGCGCCGAACAGAGGAGGACACTCGCGCAACGGAGTCGCAGCATTACGACGACGTGAATATGCTGATAGAGGCCGCGTTTCAAGAACCGTCCGAAGGGCTGCATCAGTCACCGTCTCGGGAACAAATTTCGTTAAAGCAACCCGTCAGCGAGGAGCACCGAAAGCGGCTCCGACGACTGTCCCGCTGCGCCGAGCTGAACCACTACACGCAGCAGTACGGCACGATCCGGGTGTACGACGTGGTGGACAAGGGCAGTGCACCGGTTCCCCCAGCGGAGTGTAAAACGGCCGATGCCAAAGGATTGATCGAGCACTACAACAAGCTAAGCACGGTGGAGCAGCGCACTTCTCCGGTACCTCCGCAAACACTGTACGAATACTGCATCGTCGTTGGGTACGACATTATGCAGAACAAACCGTACCTCAAGAGCCGATACCCGCGACACAAGCAACCGCACAAGATGATCGAGGTGTTTGTCTATCCCGACAATGGTGCGCTGGTGCGCAACCGCAACCAAGAGTACTGCATCATCCTTACCGACTATCCGCTGCGGCTGTACGGCTTCTGCCGGCGTGTCCTGCCCGAGTCGTCGGAATTCTGCATTCCCCTTACGTACTGCCTGGTGACCAAGTACAACGAGCCAAAAGTATTCTATAAGCTGCTGGAGTGCATTGAAAGCCAGCACGGCAATGGTCGCGTGCCGGAGCTGCTGATGGAGCAGTTCTACGACCAGAAGCTGCCGCTGGCCGGCGAACGGTTGCCACTGACGCTACCCGTCAGCTTCGAGATGCGGTCGACGGTGCGCGAAGAAACGCCCCAGCCGATCACCATGACTATAAACCGTCCCAAAGATTTACGCTTAGAGAAAACGGAACTGTATGATATTTTCAAGTGCCTCGGATCGGACGGACTGATCCACGTGTTCGAAAGCCTGCTGCTGGAGAAGATGGTGATACTGTTCAGCGAGCATCTATCGCTGCTGACGTCCTGCGTGCAGGGCCTGCTGCTAATACTCTACCCATTCCAATGGCAGCACATACTGGTGACAGCGATACCGGAGCATCTGCAGCAGATGCTCGAAGCGCCCGTTCCGATGCTGGCCGGAACGCTGCAGCCCGTCCCGGAGGAGCTGTGGGAAACTGGCAACACGTGCTACGTAAACCTGGACAAGCGGACCGTGCGTCCGGCTAGAAAGGAACAGTTTTCCATCCTGCCGAGCGAGCTGAAGAAACCGCTGCGCGTTTCGTTGGACCTCGTAAAAATATTCGAAGATTCCAAGGGGCTAGCGAGCGTTCTGATTGGTGGTGCATTTGTTAGATTTTTTGTAGAATTATTTTCCACCCTGGATCCCCACACATACGAG AAAGCTGCATTTTTGGAACGGTTCGAGAATCCAGAGATGAAACTGTTTTTGAATTGCTTTTTGGAAACTGTGATGTTTGCTGACTTTTTGGAGCACTGGCATTCCTCGAAACATCCGGCCAAGTCACCAGCAACTGTGGGCAGCACTGATTATACGCTTTTCAACTCGAAAATAGCGGAGAAATCGCAAACCAAGTACTGGCATTCGGCTACATTCGATGAAGTTGTAGCGAACTCGAAACACATTGAACGCAAAGGGAAAACGTTCATGTCGAAGATGAAGGGACTAATGAAGAAATCGTAG